Proteins encoded in a region of the Streptomyces violaceoruber genome:
- a CDS encoding 3-isopropylmalate dehydrogenase — protein sequence MSRSLNLAVIPGDGIGQEVVAEGLKVLSAVLPQDVKLETKEFDFGARRYHATGETLTDADLDALKAHDAILLGAIGDPSVPSGVLERGFLLKLRFAFDHHVNLRPSKLLPGVATPLAGQPEIDFVVVREGTEGPYTGNGGTIRKGTEHEVATEVSVNTAYGVERVVRDAFARAQARPRKKLTLVHKNNVLTFAGHLWTNIFNKVAAEYPEVTTDYLHVDAATIFLVTDPARFDVIVTDNLFGDIITDLAAAVSGGIGVAASGNINPSGDFPSMFEPVHGSAPDIAGQGKADPTATVLSVALLLRHLGYEDEAARIEDAVSADLGERGDLPARSTSEIGDTLAARVAG from the coding sequence ATGTCTCGCAGCCTCAATCTCGCAGTGATCCCCGGTGACGGCATCGGCCAGGAGGTCGTGGCCGAGGGTCTCAAGGTCCTCTCCGCCGTCCTTCCGCAGGATGTGAAGCTGGAGACCAAGGAGTTCGACTTCGGCGCCCGGCGCTACCACGCCACCGGTGAGACCCTCACCGACGCCGACCTCGACGCCCTCAAGGCGCACGACGCCATCCTGCTCGGCGCCATCGGCGACCCCTCGGTGCCGTCCGGCGTGCTGGAGCGCGGCTTCCTGCTCAAGCTCCGCTTCGCCTTCGACCACCACGTCAACCTGCGGCCGAGCAAGCTCCTGCCCGGCGTCGCCACCCCGCTCGCCGGCCAGCCCGAGATCGACTTCGTCGTCGTCCGCGAGGGCACCGAGGGCCCGTACACCGGCAACGGCGGCACCATCCGCAAGGGCACCGAGCACGAGGTCGCCACCGAGGTCTCCGTCAACACGGCCTACGGCGTCGAGCGCGTCGTCCGCGACGCCTTCGCCCGCGCCCAGGCCCGCCCGCGCAAGAAGCTCACGCTGGTCCACAAGAACAACGTGCTGACCTTCGCGGGCCACCTGTGGACCAACATCTTCAACAAGGTCGCGGCGGAGTACCCCGAGGTCACCACCGACTACCTCCACGTCGACGCCGCGACCATCTTCCTGGTCACCGACCCGGCCCGGTTCGACGTGATCGTCACCGACAACCTCTTCGGCGACATCATCACCGACCTCGCCGCGGCCGTCTCCGGCGGCATCGGCGTCGCCGCCAGTGGGAACATCAACCCGTCCGGCGACTTCCCCTCGATGTTCGAGCCGGTGCACGGCTCCGCGCCGGACATCGCCGGCCAGGGCAAGGCCGACCCCACCGCCACGGTCCTGTCCGTCGCCCTGCTGCTGCGCCACCTCGGGTACGAGGACGAGGCCGCCCGGATCGAGGACGCCGTCTCCGCCGACCTCGGCGAGCGCGGCGACCTGCCCGCCCGCAGCACCTCCGAGATCGGCGACACTCTCGCCGCACGAGTAGCGGGCTGA
- the pruA gene encoding L-glutamate gamma-semialdehyde dehydrogenase, with protein sequence MDAVTQVPTPVNEPVHGYAPGSPERARLEAKLKELADNPIDLPCTIGGEKRMGGGERFDVVQPHNHKSRLGTYANATQADAQDAIDAALAAAPAWRAMSFDDRAAIILRAAELLSGPWRETIAASTMLGQSKTAQQAEIDSPCELIDFWRFNVHYARNILAEQPPANSQGVWNRMDHRPLEGFVYAITPFNFSAIAANLPTAPALMGNVVVWKPSPTQTHAAVLLMQLLEEAGLPKGVINLVTGDGIAVSEVALEHRDLAGIHFTGSTKTFQHLWKTVGNNIEKYRTYPRLVGETGGKDFLVAHPSADRAVLKTALTRGAFEYQGQKCSATSRAYIPASIWNDGFKEEFAAEVDYLTMGDVTDLSNFIGAVIDERSFAKNKAAIDRAKEDETCTIVAGGSYDDSVGYFVRPTVVECTDPENEVFRTEYFGPFLAVHVYDDSADDAYDAMLTQMESVSDYALTGSVISNDRAAAAYTMEKLRYAAGNFYINDKSTGAVVGQQPFGGGRASGTNDKAGAPQNLMRWTLTRAIKETLVAPTDYTYPHMG encoded by the coding sequence ATGGACGCTGTGACCCAGGTCCCCACCCCCGTCAACGAACCGGTGCACGGCTACGCGCCCGGTTCGCCCGAGCGCGCCCGTCTGGAGGCCAAGCTCAAGGAGCTGGCCGACAACCCGATCGACCTGCCTTGCACCATCGGTGGCGAGAAGCGGATGGGCGGCGGCGAGCGCTTCGACGTCGTGCAGCCGCACAACCACAAGTCCCGCCTGGGCACGTACGCCAACGCCACGCAAGCGGACGCCCAGGACGCGATCGACGCCGCCCTGGCCGCCGCCCCCGCGTGGCGCGCGATGTCCTTCGACGACCGCGCGGCGATCATCCTGCGCGCCGCCGAGCTGCTGTCCGGCCCGTGGCGCGAGACCATCGCCGCCTCCACCATGCTCGGCCAGTCCAAGACCGCCCAGCAGGCCGAGATCGACAGCCCCTGCGAGCTGATCGACTTCTGGCGCTTCAACGTGCACTACGCGCGGAACATCCTCGCCGAGCAGCCCCCGGCCAACTCCCAGGGCGTGTGGAACCGTATGGACCACCGCCCGCTGGAGGGCTTCGTCTACGCGATCACGCCGTTCAACTTCAGCGCGATCGCGGCCAACCTGCCCACCGCCCCGGCCCTGATGGGCAACGTCGTGGTGTGGAAGCCGTCCCCGACGCAGACCCACGCCGCCGTGCTGCTCATGCAGCTGCTGGAGGAGGCCGGACTGCCCAAGGGCGTCATCAACCTGGTCACCGGCGACGGCATCGCGGTCTCCGAGGTCGCCCTGGAGCACCGGGACCTCGCGGGCATCCACTTCACCGGTTCGACCAAGACCTTCCAGCACCTGTGGAAGACGGTCGGCAACAACATCGAGAAGTACCGCACCTACCCGCGCCTGGTCGGCGAGACCGGCGGCAAGGACTTCCTGGTCGCCCACCCGAGCGCCGACCGCGCCGTCCTCAAGACGGCCCTGACCCGCGGTGCCTTCGAGTACCAGGGCCAGAAGTGCAGCGCCACCTCCCGCGCGTACATCCCGGCGTCGATCTGGAACGACGGGTTCAAGGAGGAGTTCGCCGCCGAGGTCGACTACCTCACCATGGGTGACGTCACCGACCTGTCGAACTTCATCGGCGCGGTCATCGACGAGCGGTCCTTCGCCAAGAACAAGGCCGCCATCGACCGGGCCAAGGAGGACGAGACCTGCACGATCGTCGCGGGCGGCTCCTACGACGACTCGGTCGGCTACTTCGTCCGCCCGACCGTCGTCGAGTGCACCGACCCGGAGAACGAGGTCTTCCGCACCGAGTACTTCGGCCCCTTCCTCGCCGTGCACGTGTACGACGACAGCGCCGACGACGCGTACGACGCGATGCTGACCCAGATGGAGTCGGTCTCGGACTACGCGCTCACCGGCTCGGTGATCTCCAACGACCGCGCGGCGGCCGCGTACACGATGGAGAAGCTGCGCTACGCGGCGGGCAACTTCTACATCAACGACAAGTCGACCGGTGCCGTGGTCGGCCAGCAGCCCTTCGGCGGCGGCCGCGCCTCCGGCACCAACGACAAGGCCGGCGCCCCGCAGAACCTGATGCGCTGGACGCTGACCCGCGCCATCAAGGAGACGCTGGTCGCACCGACCGACTACACGTACCCGCACATGGGCTGA
- a CDS encoding proline dehydrogenase family protein, with amino-acid sequence MLGPVILAASRSDRMRRLVSAAPVTKPVVDRFIPGETVDQIVPIVRDLTDQGLELTMDVVGEDITTPAQAEAARDAYLELIDRLKPLELGTRAEMSVKLSMFGQALDGGHELALANVRPVVEAAAEIGTTVTLDAEDHTTLDSMFAIHEELRKDFPQTGCVIQAYLFRTEADARRLADSGSRVRLVKGAYKEPAEVAYQQRHEIDKAYVRILRTLMEGEGYPMIGSHDPRLISIGQELARTAGRKLDEYEFQMLYGIRGDEHLRLAAEGHRMRVYTAYGTDWYGYFMRRLAEKPANLRFFARSMVSKG; translated from the coding sequence GTGCTGGGTCCCGTGATTCTCGCCGCGTCGCGCAGCGACCGGATGCGTCGTCTCGTCTCGGCCGCGCCCGTGACCAAGCCGGTCGTCGACCGGTTCATCCCCGGCGAGACGGTCGACCAGATCGTGCCGATCGTCCGGGACCTGACCGATCAGGGCCTGGAGCTGACGATGGACGTCGTCGGCGAGGACATCACCACCCCCGCGCAGGCCGAGGCCGCCCGCGACGCCTACCTGGAGCTGATCGACCGGCTCAAGCCGCTGGAGCTCGGCACCCGCGCCGAGATGTCCGTGAAGCTCTCCATGTTCGGCCAGGCGCTGGACGGCGGCCACGAGCTGGCCCTCGCCAACGTCCGCCCGGTCGTCGAGGCCGCCGCCGAGATCGGCACCACCGTCACGCTCGACGCCGAGGACCACACCACCCTCGACTCGATGTTCGCCATCCACGAGGAGCTGCGGAAGGACTTCCCGCAGACCGGCTGCGTCATCCAGGCCTACCTCTTCCGCACCGAGGCCGACGCGCGCCGGCTCGCCGACAGCGGCTCTCGCGTACGGTTGGTGAAGGGCGCCTACAAGGAGCCCGCCGAGGTCGCGTACCAGCAGCGCCACGAGATCGACAAGGCGTACGTCCGCATCCTGCGCACGCTGATGGAGGGCGAGGGCTACCCGATGATCGGGTCGCACGACCCGCGCCTGATCTCCATCGGCCAGGAGCTGGCCCGCACGGCCGGACGCAAGCTCGACGAGTACGAGTTCCAGATGCTGTACGGCATCCGCGGCGACGAACACCTGCGGCTGGCCGCCGAGGGCCACCGCATGCGCGTCTACACCGCGTACGGCACCGACTGGTACGGCTACTTCATGCGCCGTCTGGCGGAGAAGCCGGCCAACCTCCGGTTCTTCGCCCGCTCGATGGTCAGCAAGGGCTGA
- a CDS encoding PucR family transcriptional regulator, with product MRQNARVTSDSRGSAGTGGTRGDYQELVDELSELLGAPATLENRDFELIAFGAYDSEGDLDPSALDPVRTRSILTRRSTAAVRAWFESFGITRATGPVRIPPTPEAGVYRGRTCLPVRHRGVVLGYVWLLDTDPGPTERQLAAAMEVTGRIGALLADEAQHGADLSRELRAVLTAERDWQRDMAVAELRSALGARAETPHAVVCVAPWPSADPDDAPSVRTVPGATALCTVPWGVSAVSLALLVRLRSAEVQTPATSAAGRLLERAGALGVGGPSGAAGGVAAGVSAPRTGLADLGAAWSEASAAARAARAEERFGPVAQWTSIGAFRLLTSLPPRSADDPAVRALLSPAHRELARTAEVYLDCAGQAGRTAAELGVHRQTLYYRLSRVEQLTGLDLDDGEDRLLLHMALKARRL from the coding sequence ATGCGGCAGAATGCCCGGGTGACGTCCGATTCCAGAGGTTCCGCAGGCACCGGTGGTACGCGTGGTGACTACCAGGAGCTGGTCGACGAGCTGTCCGAGCTGCTGGGCGCACCCGCGACCCTGGAGAACCGCGACTTCGAGCTGATCGCCTTCGGCGCCTACGACAGCGAGGGCGACCTCGACCCGTCCGCCCTGGACCCGGTGCGCACCCGCTCGATCCTGACCCGGCGCTCCACCGCCGCCGTCCGGGCGTGGTTCGAGAGCTTCGGCATCACCCGCGCGACCGGACCGGTCCGCATCCCGCCGACCCCGGAGGCGGGGGTGTACCGGGGGCGCACCTGCCTGCCGGTACGCCATCGGGGTGTGGTCCTCGGCTATGTCTGGCTCCTGGACACCGACCCGGGGCCGACCGAGCGGCAGCTGGCGGCGGCCATGGAGGTCACGGGGCGGATCGGCGCACTGCTCGCCGACGAGGCGCAGCACGGCGCGGACCTGAGCCGGGAGCTGCGGGCGGTACTGACGGCGGAGCGGGACTGGCAGCGGGACATGGCGGTGGCGGAGCTGCGCAGCGCGCTGGGCGCCCGGGCCGAGACCCCGCACGCGGTGGTGTGCGTGGCGCCCTGGCCCTCGGCCGATCCCGACGACGCGCCCTCGGTCCGTACGGTGCCGGGCGCCACGGCACTGTGCACGGTGCCGTGGGGGGTCTCGGCCGTGTCGCTGGCGCTGCTGGTCCGGCTGCGCTCGGCGGAGGTGCAGACCCCGGCGACGTCGGCGGCGGGGCGGCTGCTGGAGCGGGCGGGAGCCCTGGGCGTGGGCGGGCCTTCGGGCGCGGCGGGCGGTGTCGCGGCCGGTGTCTCCGCGCCGCGCACGGGTCTCGCCGACCTGGGGGCGGCCTGGTCGGAGGCGTCGGCGGCGGCCCGGGCGGCGCGGGCGGAGGAGCGGTTCGGGCCGGTCGCGCAGTGGACGTCGATCGGGGCGTTCCGCCTGCTGACCTCGCTGCCCCCGCGCTCCGCCGACGATCCCGCCGTACGCGCCCTGCTCTCCCCCGCCCACCGCGAACTCGCCCGCACGGCGGAGGTGTACCTGGACTGCGCGGGCCAGGCCGGCCGCACCGCCGCCGAGCTGGGCGTCCACCGCCAGACGCTGTACTACCGGCTGTCCCGCGTCGAACAGCTGACGGGCCTGGACCTGGACGACGGCGAGGACCGGCTGCTGCTGCACATGGCGCTCAAGGCGCGTCGCCTGTAG
- a CDS encoding TetR/AcrR family transcriptional regulator, protein MGHREDLLEGAKRCLLEKGFARTTARDIVKESRTNLASIGYHYGSKDVLLAQAYIELIEGMGGAFEGEGPALDDTEPGSVERFQQVWSNIIGTMREPGSIWRLSMEVLVMGDRMPELRDHLGRAQREAGRGIIPLLMGGREEDVTDETTDTLGTFYVTLMTGLIAQWTFDPKSAPDADALTEGLRRVIGAATGDAP, encoded by the coding sequence ATGGGACACCGTGAGGATCTGCTCGAGGGCGCCAAGCGCTGCCTGCTGGAGAAGGGGTTCGCGCGCACGACCGCGCGGGACATCGTCAAGGAGTCGCGGACCAACCTGGCGTCCATCGGCTACCACTACGGGTCGAAGGACGTCCTGCTCGCCCAGGCGTACATCGAGCTGATCGAGGGGATGGGGGGCGCCTTCGAGGGGGAGGGCCCCGCTCTGGACGACACCGAACCGGGCTCGGTCGAGCGGTTCCAGCAGGTGTGGTCCAACATCATCGGCACCATGCGGGAGCCCGGCTCCATCTGGCGCCTCAGCATGGAAGTGCTGGTCATGGGCGACCGGATGCCCGAGCTGCGCGACCACCTCGGCCGCGCCCAGCGCGAGGCCGGGCGCGGCATCATCCCCCTGCTCATGGGCGGCAGGGAGGAGGACGTCACGGACGAGACGACGGACACCCTGGGCACGTTCTACGTCACCCTGATGACCGGTCTCATCGCCCAGTGGACCTTCGACCCGAAGAGCGCACCCGACGCCGACGCGCTGACCGAGGGCCTGCGCCGGGTGATCGGGGCCGCTACAGGCGACGCGCCTTGA
- a CDS encoding MFS transporter: MTTNPPRAGRREWTALAVLMLPLLLVSMDVSVLFFAIPEISADLEPSGTQQLWIFDIYGFVLAGLLMTMGSLGDRIGRRRLLLVGAAAFGAASLLAAYAHTAETLIAARAVLGIGGATLMPSTMALVRTMFTDPAQRAKAIGLWSGVMTAGIALGSVMSGVLVEHFWWGSVFLVNLPAMALLLILGPMLLPESKNPSPGRFDLLSVPLSMAAVLPVVYGLKELPSEGWNVRYVVSITVGLLFAALFVHRQRTAASPMISPALFRGHGFTPAVVLNLVSAFGMMGSSYFTTQYLQSVLDKSALEAALWALLPSVFIGFAAPLAMRLVQLGVERAYVVAGGFVVAACGYALLACAGTDSLWLVLAACGVMAGGIVAVMSQLTDLALSSAPVEKAGAASSLMETGTEFGGALSMAVLGSVGTAVYHHEMPASAPDAARETLGGALSVAARLPGSAGEALATAAREAFTDGMRGASIAGAVLLLAAALPAARALRGIRVRENAATENAGQADSLSPSGV, encoded by the coding sequence ATGACAACGAACCCGCCCCGCGCAGGGCGCCGCGAGTGGACCGCGCTCGCCGTGCTGATGCTCCCGTTGCTGCTGGTCTCGATGGACGTCTCCGTTCTGTTCTTCGCGATCCCGGAGATCAGCGCCGATCTGGAGCCGAGCGGCACCCAGCAACTGTGGATCTTCGACATCTACGGCTTCGTACTGGCCGGGCTCCTGATGACGATGGGGTCCCTGGGCGACCGCATCGGCCGTCGCAGGCTCCTCCTCGTCGGCGCGGCGGCCTTCGGCGCGGCTTCCCTGCTCGCCGCCTACGCGCACACCGCCGAGACCCTGATCGCGGCCCGCGCGGTCCTCGGCATCGGCGGCGCCACCCTGATGCCGTCGACGATGGCGCTGGTCCGCACGATGTTCACCGACCCCGCCCAGCGGGCGAAGGCGATCGGGCTGTGGTCCGGGGTGATGACGGCCGGGATCGCGCTCGGCTCGGTGATGAGCGGCGTCCTCGTGGAGCACTTCTGGTGGGGCTCGGTCTTCCTGGTGAACCTGCCCGCGATGGCGCTGCTGCTGATCCTCGGTCCGATGCTGCTCCCGGAGTCCAAGAACCCCTCACCCGGGCGCTTCGACCTGCTGAGCGTCCCGCTGTCGATGGCGGCGGTCCTGCCCGTGGTCTACGGCCTCAAGGAGCTGCCCTCCGAGGGCTGGAACGTCCGCTACGTCGTCTCCATCACCGTCGGTCTGCTCTTCGCGGCGCTGTTCGTGCACCGCCAGCGCACCGCGGCCTCGCCGATGATCTCGCCCGCCCTCTTCCGCGGGCACGGTTTCACCCCGGCCGTCGTCCTCAACCTGGTGTCGGCCTTCGGGATGATGGGGTCCTCCTACTTCACCACCCAGTACCTCCAGTCCGTGCTGGACAAGAGCGCGCTGGAGGCCGCGCTGTGGGCCCTGCTGCCGTCGGTCTTCATCGGCTTCGCCGCGCCGCTCGCCATGCGGCTGGTCCAGCTGGGTGTGGAGCGGGCGTACGTGGTGGCGGGCGGTTTCGTGGTCGCGGCGTGCGGTTACGCCCTCCTGGCCTGCGCCGGCACCGACTCCCTGTGGCTGGTGCTGGCGGCCTGCGGCGTCATGGCGGGCGGCATTGTCGCGGTGATGTCCCAGCTCACCGACCTGGCGCTCAGCTCCGCCCCGGTGGAGAAGGCGGGCGCGGCGTCCTCCCTGATGGAGACCGGCACCGAGTTCGGCGGCGCGTTGAGCATGGCGGTCCTGGGCTCCGTCGGCACGGCCGTCTACCACCACGAGATGCCGGCCTCGGCACCGGACGCGGCTCGGGAAACCCTGGGCGGCGCGCTGTCGGTCGCCGCACGGCTGCCGGGGTCCGCGGGAGAGGCCCTGGCGACGGCGGCGCGGGAGGCCTTCACCGACGGCATGCGGGGCGCCTCGATCGCGGGCGCGGTGCTGCTGTTGGCGGCGGCGCTCCCGGCGGCGCGCGCACTGCGCGGCATCCGGGTGCGCGAGAACGCGGCCACGGAAAACGCCGGACAGGCTGACTCGCTCAGCCCGTCCGGCGTCTGA
- the serA gene encoding phosphoglycerate dehydrogenase produces the protein MSSKPVVLIAEELSPATVDALGPDFEIRHCNGADRAELLPAIADVDAILVRSATKVDAEAVAAAKKLKVVARAGVGLDNVDVSAATKAGVMVVNAPTSNIVTAAELACGLIVATARNIPQANAALKNGEWKRSKYTGVELAEKTLGVVGLGRIGALVAQRMSAFGMKVVAYDPYVQPARAAQMGVKVLSLDELLEVSDFITVHLPKTPETLGLIGDEALRKVKPSVRIVNAARGGIVDEEALYSALKEGRVAGAGLDVYAKEPCTDSPLFEFDQVVATPHLGASTDEAQEKAGIAVAKSVRLALAGELVPDAVNVQGGVIAEDVKPGLPLAERLGRIFTALAGEVAVRLDVEVYGEITQHDVKVLELSALKGVFEDVVDETVSYVNAPLFAQERGVEVRLTTSSESPEHRNVVIVRGTLSDGEEVSVSGTLAGPKHLQKIVAIGEYDVDLALADHMVVLRYEDRPGVVGTVGRIIGEAGLNIAGMQVARATVGGEALAVLTVDDTVPSGVLAEVAAEIGATSARSVNLV, from the coding sequence GTGAGCTCGAAACCCGTCGTACTCATCGCTGAAGAGCTGTCGCCCGCGACCGTGGACGCACTCGGCCCCGACTTCGAGATCCGCCACTGCAACGGCGCGGACCGGGCCGAACTGCTCCCCGCCATCGCCGACGTGGACGCGATCCTGGTCCGCTCCGCGACCAAGGTCGACGCCGAGGCCGTGGCCGCCGCCAAGAAGCTCAAGGTCGTCGCGCGCGCCGGGGTCGGCCTGGACAACGTCGACGTCTCCGCCGCCACCAAGGCCGGCGTGATGGTGGTCAACGCCCCGACCTCCAACATCGTCACCGCCGCCGAGCTGGCCTGCGGCCTGATCGTCGCCACCGCCCGCAACATCCCGCAGGCCAACGCCGCGCTGAAGAACGGCGAGTGGAAGCGCAGCAAGTACACCGGCGTGGAGCTGGCCGAGAAGACCCTCGGCGTCGTCGGCCTCGGCCGCATCGGCGCGCTCGTCGCGCAGCGCATGTCGGCCTTCGGCATGAAGGTCGTCGCCTACGACCCCTACGTGCAGCCCGCGCGGGCCGCGCAGATGGGCGTCAAGGTGCTGTCCCTGGACGAGCTGCTGGAGGTCTCCGACTTCATCACGGTCCACCTGCCCAAGACCCCCGAGACCCTCGGCCTGATCGGCGACGAGGCGCTGCGCAAGGTCAAGCCGAGCGTCCGCATCGTCAACGCCGCGCGCGGCGGCATCGTCGACGAGGAGGCGCTGTACTCGGCGCTCAAGGAGGGCCGCGTCGCCGGCGCCGGCCTCGACGTGTACGCCAAGGAGCCCTGCACCGACTCGCCGCTGTTCGAGTTCGACCAGGTGGTCGCCACCCCGCACCTCGGCGCCTCCACCGACGAGGCCCAGGAGAAGGCCGGCATCGCCGTCGCCAAGTCGGTCCGCCTGGCCCTCGCCGGTGAGCTGGTCCCCGACGCGGTCAACGTCCAGGGCGGTGTCATCGCCGAGGACGTCAAGCCCGGTCTGCCGCTCGCCGAGCGCCTCGGCCGCATCTTCACCGCGCTCGCGGGTGAGGTCGCCGTCCGCCTCGACGTCGAGGTCTACGGCGAGATCACCCAGCACGACGTGAAGGTGCTGGAGCTGTCCGCCCTCAAGGGCGTCTTCGAGGACGTCGTCGACGAGACGGTGTCGTACGTCAACGCCCCGCTGTTCGCCCAGGAGCGCGGCGTCGAGGTCCGGCTGACCACCAGCTCGGAGTCCCCGGAGCACCGCAACGTCGTCATCGTGCGCGGCACCCTCTCGGACGGCGAGGAGGTGTCGGTCTCCGGCACGCTGGCCGGCCCGAAGCACCTCCAGAAGATCGTCGCCATCGGCGAGTACGACGTGGACCTCGCCCTCGCCGACCACATGGTCGTCCTGCGCTACGAGGACCGTCCCGGCGTCGTCGGCACCGTCGGCCGGATCATCGGCGAGGCGGGTCTCAACATCGCCGGCATGCAGGTCGCCCGCGCGACGGTCGGCGGCGAGGCGCTGGCCGTCCTCACCGTCGACGACACGGTGCCCTCCGGGGTTCTGGCGGAGGTCGCGGCGGAGATCGGCGCCACGTCCGCCCGGTCCGTCAACCTCGTCTGA